The sequence below is a genomic window from Nicotiana tomentosiformis chromosome 6, ASM39032v3, whole genome shotgun sequence.
tagcatgagtagctagattttctctAGGGtaatgacccaaccctagtgtgtaaaccttatggataATTAATTTAGTACTTGTTTATGAttaggtatttattatttagctttgttcatacattatttctagaattaatgattacaaatattaattcatgcatatttgacttggttcttacttgagaaagagagacttagtctagaaaaacttgactgacaaaaaaatgggccagttaagattttggctagtctaattaaaggatttgaactagagatagggaaaacctgacttgagctcatatcaactgtTTGAATTGATACCCAATTGGACTTTAGAAAGCCAATTTGGGCACAATCACTCTAtaactgagaggtattgagtgggtaattgaaagttgaaagttaTAATGCACCCCAGTCactaaaacaagcattaacgtgATTTACCCATTAGGTTAGCACCTAAGAAAAGGTTACACCCCTAGGTTTTTCCCATTTgataaaaacatcaaaaataatTATTCGCTTTCTAGTTTTTTCTACTTAGTTTAATTTTGTTATTGTtaattttagaagtagaaaacaaaaaCCCATTGTTGGAAGTGAAATTAAGTTATTTCACGTACTCTCATCAAGTGTCTACTCTAACACCACTTATAAACTCCTTATGGAAATCGACCCTGACTCTTGTTGGATACTATTCTTCCAATGACCGTTTCTACTCACTATTGAGTgtggattggacgtggatcagtAAGTAACTCTAAtccactttctttcaattcctcattacttttcatgagtttttaacatcaaatctaggatttccatggtagaaattagggatttgggtagaacttagggaTATtgcaaaattgagatttagaccttaaaCTGAGGTTGATttttgaaacaaaacacataaccgggctcgggaaTGAATGGATAAtcgaattttggtccgaatctcagattttgaccaagcgaatttggggttgacttttgttgactttttcaaattcatcaaaaattgaacctttttcattcgtgggtagggtctaaagcttattttgaattgtttgaatgatatttgtctagatttgattagtttggaggcttgttcgacaGGAAAAGTCATAGGTGATTGTTGAGTTGGTTGCACatagaggtaagtgttgtgtctaacatTGACTTGAgtgaattaggacttgttggtgtatttgttacgtgaattatgtgggaaaacttgatatatgcaaggtgacgagtgtatatgcatcgTCATGGTATTAAGCATGCGGGATTGGGCTATTTACTTCCATGTCTTCATTAATTCCATGTTATCTCTTATACATGTTTTAATTGCTACATATTCTTACTTGTTATTTATACTTTACTTGTTGTTTGTTATTTAATTGTTACTTATTTCGATTTGTTCATTTCTCACTCAATATCTGCTTACCTGCTACATGTTCCTACTTTCCTTAATTGTATATTTTCTTGGTCATGTGTTTTTACTTGTTTGTATTGTCTTTATATTACTTGATGCACTCTATTATATTATTTCGATTACGTGATCCATTTAGCTATTTTTGTATTGATGAATTGTCAAGGTTTGGGATTATGAGGTGTTGGATATTCTTCGATTGTATTGGTAGTTCTTTAATGTTCCGCACCATTTCTCATTTGTGTTGAGATTACGTAATTGGTTGTGTTGAGTTGGTTATGTTAATAAGTTGATGTTGGGAACGGGTTGTGCCCCCGCAATGTTGTAGTTGTTTGTTATTGGAGAGTTTTATCTCGGTATTGTGATATGAGATTGAGATCTTGTTATTCTGGGGGCCTCTGGTGGTTGACCTTTGGGTCCGTTTATATGATTTCACTGCTTTATTTctattctgttattattattttgaacAGGTTTTCTGTGAGTGACTTGCcatgaccttgtcactacttcgtcgaggttaggctcaacacttacagattacatggggtcgattgtactcatgctacacttttgcacttcttgtgcaaattccGGTGTTGGTCCTAGCGGCACGTAGCAGAGACTGCTCGAATTCAACTGCTATATGAGGCTTGAGGTAGAGCTAATGGCGTTCGtagtccctgaagtccccttctatcatgttATACTGTTTATTTAGTTTCAAACATTTGTACTTTATTTCAAACcgtatttgtattattttagttgctcatgtacttgtgactccgaaTTTCTGGGAACAGATTTAGTTCTGTGTTATTTATATAAATACTTTGTTCATTTTCGAGTTTATCAGTTGTTAATTATCATTACTCCGTTATAATTGGTTAAAATTGGTTATGTAATTAgataatgttggcttgcctagcaaatttTACTGCTACAATGTCTCGTTTTCATCTTATTGTGTTGAGGTTCTATcaaaaacagcctctctactcctctggagtaggggtaaggtctgtgtacatactaccctccccagaccccacttgtgggatttcactaggttgttgttgttgttgttgttgttattggcttgcctagcaagtgaatgttaggcgccatcacgaccctacggttgggatttcgggtcgtgacaataatgatGGCTATTTTGTAAGTAGGTTCAGTTGTGAAGAGGATAAGGATTTGGTCATGTGCTCGAAGCCTTATACATTGAATAACATACAAGTTATCACTAAGCCAAAGACTACAGATTTTAACTTCAATGATGACGTTTTGAAGACAACTAATTACTCTATGGATTAAGTTGCACAACCTTCCCCTCAATTGTTGGACTGTAAATGCCCTAATTAAAATAAGAAGCAGTCTGGGACAACAATCTATGCAGATGATTGTACCACTCAAAACAACAGGATATCATTTGCCAGGATTTTGTTACGATCCATAATAGCTTAGTTTGAATTCCATACTGTATCAATTTTAGTTCAGCTAAGAGTTGGTAGAAGTCACGTGAGGTGCACGTGTGCAGAAAGTTAGTTAGGCAGTTAGAGGATGAACTTTCCGAAAGTTAGTTACAAGTTAGTTACAGCCGATTCCCTTTCCATATAAGCTGAGATCAAGGTTGTTGTAATGCTCATTCAATTAGAATTGATTCTCAATGAAATATCTCTCTTTCTATCTCTAAAAACCTTTGAATCATTTCTCTCTCTAAATGGTTTGTTCAAGAGCAATTCTCTCAATTTGCTCTTTAGGATACTTAGCTTTTCCTTTAATTTCGATAGCTTGTATCATTGGTATTAGAGTGGATCTTTTCCTTGGATTTGTGAATCAAAAATGGGGAAACATAACACTAGAATTCAGGAACTCCGTCGATACTTGGACGGTCTTCGAGGATCATTCGAAGGAATCGCTGGATTAGTGGAAGAATTGTGTAGATCTATGAATGAAAGACTTGCACACTCGATGGAAGAACTTAAGAAGATTCTATTGACAGGTAGAGGTAATGCACGAACTGCTGCAGAAGAAGAAGTAACAGCAACAACAGGAAGGGCTTAACGAAGGGAGGAATATGAGCTGCCTACTAGGAGCCATCAGTTGGAATTCCCTAAATTTGATGGAACTAGGCTTCGCGATTGGCTGTATCAGTGTGAGCAATTTTTGAGGTGGATCTGACCCCTGAAGTTTTGAAGGTGAAGTTGGCTTCTTGTCGTTTGGCTGGGAAAGCTCTTCAATGGCATCAAGTGTACATGAAAACTCGACTTTCAAGGGATTGTCCTAATTGGGGGGAGTATGTGAGGTGTTTGTATGCAAGGTTTGGGTCAGAATTATTTGATGATCCAATGGGTGATTTGAAGGATCATAGACAGGTAACTTTTATGCAAGACTATGTAGACTTATTTGATGAATTACTAACTAAGGTCGAGTTAAATGAAGAGTATGTTGTTAGCTATTTCCTTAGAGGTCTTAAATCTGAAATTGGTTTGCCAGTCAAAATATTTGCACCTAGATTTTTGCAGAAAGCTATTAGCCTTGCTAGAATCCAAGAATAAACTTTATTCATACAAAAACAAACTCTAAAAACGGCTTCTGTTCTTTCTACACCTAGACCAATTCATAAACTTTTTACCAATCCTACTTACTCACAGAACCCACACCCAAACCACTCTAAACCAAATTCATCTTTCCAAAAATACCAAGGTTCCTACTCAGGAACAACGAAACCATCGTACAGAAACCCAAGACTTTTGAGCCCTGCTGAAATGAAGGAGAAGAGGGCTAATGGACCGTGCTTTAATTGTGATGAAAAGTATGTTCCGGGTCCTGTATGTGCAAAAAGAAGACAGTTATTCTCTATTGAGGTGGTAGAACCTGAGGAAGAAGGGAATGGTGAGGAAGATATTTTGTTTGATCCCTCTGAATTACTAAACATGGAAGGATTTGcctatgatattgattctgatggTGTAATCCTACCTCATGTTTTGGTACATGCTATGACTAGCACTGAAGATTTCAGAACTATGTTTAGAACTATGTTTAGAACTATGAGAGTGACTGGATCAGTTAAAGGCAAAGCGGTGAAGATCTTGATTGATACTAGCAGTACCCTCAACTTTATGGATCTTAATACTGCAAAAAGACTAGGGTGCTATTTAACAATGATCTATCCATTTGTTGTATCTGTAGCTGATGGGAATAGAATGTACAGCAAAGCCATCTGCAAGGGATTCATTTGGAAAATGCAAGGAGTTCAATTCATGTCAGAGATGCTGACTCTTCCTCTTAGTGGCTGTAACATGGTTTTGGGAGTGCAATGGCTAGTAACATTGGGTGACATTCTATGAAACTTCAGGAAGCTGAAGATGGAATTCAAGATTGGAAGTCAAAAGGTGTCACTAAGGGGCACTCAATCTCCTTCTATGAAGTTAGTAGGACAAGGTCAGATGGACAAACTCTTGTTCAAACCTGTTGAATTATCAATGATGTCATTAGGAGTATTAGCTGCAGAATGTGAGACTGAACCATGCTTGTGGGGACTAGGAGAACAGGTAGATGTGGTAGTAAACAAGGAAGGATTGTAGAAATTATTGAAGGAGTATAATAATTTATTTGAAGTTCCTAAATACCCGCCACCACCAAGACAGCATGATCATAGGATTGTCTTGAAGGATGGCACTTCCCCTGTCAATATTAGACCTTATAGGTATCCtactataaaaaaaaaagaagaaattgaaAAGATGGTTGAGGAGTTGATGTCTACTGGTGTGATTAGGAATAGCACCAGTCCAAATTCATCACCCATTGTCATGGTCAAGaagaaagatggaggctggagaatgtgtgtagactacatGGAACTCAATCGCTATACAGTTAAGGACAAGTTTCCAATACCAGTGATAGAAGAGCTATTAGATGAGTTACATGGTGCCAGATTCTTTTCAAAGCTGGACCTCAGATCAGGATACCACCAAATTAGGATGTGGGAAGATGAAATTCCTAAGACAGTATTTAGAACCCATCATGGCCACTTTGAGTTCTTGGTCATACCCTTTGGGCTTACTAATGCCCCCTCTACTTTTCAAAGTTTGATGAATTAAATTTTTATGCCTTATCTCAGGAAATTCATCTTAGTTTTCTTTGATGACATTTTGGTGTACAACTCTTCTTTGGAGGATCATCTCTCACATTTGGAGAAACTTTTTTAGATTTTAAGGACCAATGTCATGTTTGTCAAGCAAAGCAAATGTGCTTTTGGAAAAACCAAAGTGGATTACTTGGGTCATGTGATCGCAGAACAAAGGGTATCTACGGACACTCAAAAGGTGTCAGCAATACTCATTTGGCCTCCACCAACCAACATTAAAGTCTTGAGGGGATTCTTGGGTCTCACAGGTTATTACAGAAGATTCATAAAGGGCTATGGTTCTATTTCTAAACCTTTAACTGACCTCTTGAAGAAAGGTTGTTTTGCATGGAATGGAGCTGTAACTATAGCATTTAAAACACTAAAGGAGATGATCACTTCAGCCCCTATTTTGGCCCTGGCAGATTTTtctaaggaaattattgttgaaATAGATGCATTAGGAGAAGGCATTGGTGCAGTTCTCACTCAAGATGGTCGACCTATAGCCTTCTTCAGTAGAGGATTATCAGAAAGAAACAAGGCCTTATCAGTTTATGAAAGAGAGCTCATGGCCTTGGTATGTGCAGTGCAAAAATAGAGGCCATATCTGCTAGGTAGATACTTTACAATTAAGACTGACCACCACAGTCTTAAGTACCTACTTGAGCAGAGAATTATTACACCAAGTCAACAGAAGTGGCTAGTTAAGCTGCTTGGTTATGATTACAGCATATCCTATAAGAGTGAGAAGGAAAACATTGTTGCAGATGCTCAGTCTAGGAAGGATGAGGCAGTGCAGCTTTGTAGCATTTTTGCAATATAGATGGACTTATTAGAAGAAGTCAAACAATCATGGCAACATGATATTGTCTTACAAAAGATGGTACAAAACTTGCAGACCACATCAACAATCAAGCCATACTACAAGTTTCAAGCGGGGATCTTAAGTAAAAAGGGCAGATGATGGTGTGGAACAATGGAGATTTGAAGACAAAACTGATAGCTTGTTATCACAACAGTTCAATTGGAGGACACTCTGGGATTACTGCTACCTTTAGCATACTAAAACAAAACTTTTATTGGAAGAAAATGAAGCAAGTTGTATACTCCTATGTAAGGGAGTGTGACACTTGTCAAGGGTGTAAGAATGAGAATGTAGCTCACCCAGGGTTGTTGCAACCCTTACCTATTCCTGATAAGATATAGCAAGATGTTTGTATGGACTTCATAGAAGGACTATCAAAAGCCCATGGCAAGGAGGTCATTTTTGTAGTGGTTGATAGATTAAGCAAAGCTGCCCATTTCATGGCTCTAAAGCACCCTTACACTGCTTTGGAGGTAGCCTAGATATTCATGGACAATGTCTTTAAACTCCATGGAATTCCTAAGACTATAGTTTCTAACAAAGATGTAGTCTTCACTAGCAAATTCTGGAAAGAGTTGTTCAAATTGCAAAAGGTTTCTTTGCTAACTTCAACTGCTTACCAGCCTCAGATTGATGGTCAAACTGGGGTGGTTAACAGGTGCTTGGAATGTTACCTTAGGCGTATGAATTTTGATCGACCAAAAGAGTGGCCCAAGTGGTTGTCATTAGCTGAATGGTGGTTTAACACTACCTATCACTCAGCCATTAAAATGACACCCTATGAGGTAGTGTATGGGATAAACCACCACCATTGCTACCCTATATGCCCTTTGATTCTCAACTGGATGTTGTTGACAGAAGCTTACAAGCGAGAGAAGCCACATTTAGAGCTGTGAAGTCTCACTTATTGAGAGCTCAAAGCAGGATAAAATCCCAGGCTGGTAAGGGCAGGGCTGATAGAACTTATGCAGTATGTGAATGGGTCTATGTTAAGCTGCAACCATACAGACAATTATCTTTAAATAGTCATTCCTTTCAGAAGTTATCAGCCAAATACTTTGGCCCTTTTCAGATCATCCAAAGGGTTGGACAAGTTGCATACACCTTGGCTTTGCCTCCTCAGTCAAATATCCACCCCACATTCCACATTTCTCAGCTCAAAAATAAGTTAGGTACTCACACAACTTCTCCTACACTTCCAGTTGTTCATGCTGAACATGGCCATGTCCTGCTTACTCTTGAAGCCATCTTAGACAGAAGATTAGCTCCCAATAATGTCAGAGCTACAACACCGGTTCTAGTCAAATGGTTGAATGATGGCCCTGAGGACAGTACCTGGGAAGATTGGCAAGAGTTCCAActcaaattttctttttttaatccTTGAGGACAAGGATTGTTTCAGGGGGGAGTGATATTACGATCCATAATAGTTGAATTCCATACTGTATCAATTTTAGTTCAGCTAAGAGTTGGTAGAAGTCACGTGAGGTGCACGTGTGCAGAAAGTTAGTTAGACAGTTAGAGGAGGAACTTTCCGGAAGTTAGTTACAAGTTAGTTACAGTTGATTCTCTTTCCATATAAGCTGAGATCAAGGTTGTTGTAATGCTCATTCAATTATAATTGATTCTCAATGAAatatctctctttctctctctaaatacCTCTTAATCATTTCTCTCTAAGTTGTCTATTCAAGAGCAATTTCTCTCAATTTGCTCTTTAGGATACTTAGCTTTTCCTTTAATTTCGATAGCTTGTATCAGATTTTGGTGGAAGTTGATATAACTAAGATCCGCCAAATAATATTAAAGTGAACGATCCTAAAGGAAAGATATTTGATCAAGAATTATAGTACGATTGGAAGCTTATCTATCATCCAAATTGCTTACAGGTGGGACATAATTGTTAGAAAATAAATAAGCAACACCTCAAACTACAGCACACCATCTAGAATAAAAGGCAGCACCACAAGCAAGAAACAAGTTTCAAAAGCAAAGAGTTGAATGATAGCCTACAGGAGTAGACGGAAATGGAAAGCAACAAAAGATAGACAAAGGGACTGAAGTGCATAAGGGGGAGAGACCTCCAACTAAACAGAATAAAGACTGGCAAGAAGTCAGGGGTAGGTTCACGACAAAGAATAATTAAATACTTGAGAATGATAACCTGGTAGTTATGATAATTTAATGTACTAGTGGAACAAGGAAAGGTAATAGATGAAAATTAAAATCCAAATGGGCCTGGTATAATGCGGTGCAGTACAAGTGGAGGAGCAGAGAATGGAGAACATAATCCCATCAACCTTTACCTATCAACCTTTACCTATAAAATAAAGTTATTGGATTCTACAAAATATTGGTAAGCTCCACAAGCAACGAAAATTCCTACTATATACCTGTGAGTATTGAAATGTGGCCCAATACATAGCAGACATCGGCAGTTACAATTCATAAGATCTTTTATTAGTGAAGATGTAGTTGAATCATTAAAGGAAATGGATGATCTGAAAGCACCAGGTGAAAATggttttaatttttatttcttcAAGAAATCCTGGTCTATCATTGGTACCGAGGTAACTAATGCAGTACTTTAATTCTTTGACACAAGCAACATGTACAATCTAATCAATAATATCTCAGTAACTCTAATCCCTAGAATAAAGAACCCCACATCAATTAAGGAATATAGTCTAATCTCCTGTTGCACTACCCTGTATAAACTCATTTCAAAAATACTTACCAATGGATTATAATATGTGATGAAATCACTGGTTAAGAGTAGTTAGGCTGCCTTTGCGCCAGGCAGGCTGCTTATTGATAATGTGTTGCTAAGCCATGAGCTAGTGAAAGGGTATGGAAGGAAAGAGATCTCACCAAAGAGTTGATTAAGATACACATACAAAAATATTATAAGCCTATTGAATGGATATTTTTTGAATAAGTACTCACAGGGTTGAATTTCCTAGAGAAGTTTGTAAGGTGGATTATGACCTATGTCAAGATCGTGTCCTATTCCATTGTCATAAATGAAAGTCCAACGACCCCATTTATGGATAATGGAGGGGTCAGACAGGGTGACCACATGTCCCCCTACTTATTTGTTTTGCCAATGGAGTACTTGACTAGATTACTGAAAACTTTAAAGGACAAGCCAAATTTTAATTATCATCTCAGATGTGAGAAGCTAAACATAATTCAACTTAGTTTTGTTGAAGATTTGCTACTCTTTTGTACAGGTGATGTAGGTTCTGTTTAACTACTATATGAGTGCTTCCAAAATTCTCATAGGTTTTAGGTTTAATCGCAATCAGAGTAAAATCTGGGTATACTTTGGAGGTGTACTAGAAAGGATGATAGGAAGGATTACTATGTGGACTGTAAAATTTTTATCTTATGCAAAAAGATCCAATTTTAATTTTAGATTCAATTTGTTTTGTCATATATCTTATAACgttaaatttatatatggttctaaggatatgtgatacaatttgatacaaattatatagagaaatagaaatatgtgtTTTCTTGGCTATGAAAATGAAAATAATGAGCAAAAGAATGAATAAGGTAAAATAAAACAAGCACGaggagatatctttcaatatgagaagtgatcttttgttacagtGTATTCTACGTGTCcctatgcttacaaggattccccccccaggattcccccttttataatagaaggatcctactttatttataataaaataaagcatatagtggaggacccatgatgaatgATCTCTTTCtcgatttccgccaagattctctcccttagtgcggttgtaacggctcttgtctgtgaactcgatactggctcgaactcgttattgggtTGAGCCCTCGGTTTTGGCTTGAGTTTGACCTTCGGGGTGGGCGTTGCACATTTTCGAcatcgaagcaatgccttgcggatcgatttggtcacgggctcgataaaagtatcgagtcgactcctcgatcagccttcggactcgaggctcgtttgtactgtcttcggaACTCATCCCGAAACCCTACTCCGgttgcttaccattcgaactcgatcgaacgtaggaagaccaaaatctattttgactgtatacagatagtcccctcgtttctccgAAAGAATATAGTGAGAAACGATATAATATTTTAATGGCTCGATCCGATTATAATCTGACGCTTCCATtgggttcgaccatgacgcatgTGATAGCTGTtccgtcggtttagtctttcaagacATTTAATGCATGCCAGGCGATGGTTGGCCACCACTGATACTGAACTGCCatcgcttgaacctataaataacccttccttttgTCATTTGCCACTTTTACATCATCTaccttccaaatttcccaagtctCTTTTCTTATTCTCTAACTTACCCataaatctgtgatttctttttgcaaaagcccctcttcaattctatcaaatctttgtcactttcctCTATTCCTCACTCCTGAATTCGaaaaatggcgaaaacgtcacaaaccattcctcagaaggagaaggcttcatcttcacaatGTGCCGCCGATGATACACCGatagaaccacggcctgaggagtgcgttcctggggcgtgcgtccttacttatgattttaaggtcgataaaggctcacCGGTCCTTGGCCGATGTGTACCAGTATAGAGTTACATATGTTCGATAACCAAGAAGAACCTCCAACacctaaagaaagattgcaattgggataaaaaagaaataatgatcgcttcttctgacgaagatatcacttcttacatgaaagggtttttgaatttgtatacttatcctttcacgttaggtccccgcgattccgttattattgacttctatcatcaataccaaataaccctaggccaggtccatccttccttttggcagatcgttatcctgatccaatattttgtgagcaaaatcgaggggatgccgttcaccctcgaccatcttatccgattATATCATCCTCGACTTTtttgaggagggttaataaaacttcagcgtcgggcttccaaggctctgttct
It includes:
- the LOC104090069 gene encoding uncharacterized protein, with product MDNVFKLHGIPKTIVSNKDVVFTSKFWKELFKLQKVSLLTSTAYQPQIDGQTGVVNRSLQAREATFRAVKSHLLRAQSRIKSQAGKGRADRTYAVCEWVYVKLQPYRQLSLNSHSFQKLSAKYFGPFQIIQRVGQVAYTLALPPQSNIHPTFHISQLKNKLGTHTTSPTLPVVHAEHGHVLLTLEAILDRRLAPNNVRATTPVLVKWLNDGPEDSTWEDWQEFQLKFSFFNP